GCATGGCGATTCATTGCTGGAAGGTCTGAGATCCCACGCCGCTGAGAGTGGCAGTCCGTGGTCGGATCGAGTGAATTCCCTGAGAATACTTCTGGAACAGGGACAACCGCTTTCGACGGCATTAAGCAACAATCCTGGATTGTTACCAGAGACAACCATTGCCGCTGTGCGAGTGGGTGAGCAGACAGGCAGTCTGGCTGAGGTACTGGCTGATGAAGCGATTCGTCTTTCCGATTCCGCAGGGACACATCGCGTCGTTGGATTCTCGCTTGGAAATCTCGCAATCTGGACCATGCTGGTCGGTGTGACGATGATCGGCGTGCTTTCGTTCATCATCATTTTCATTGTTCCAAAGTTCAAAAAGATCTTCGAGGACTTCGATACAGAATTACCAGCCACAACCGTGTTGCTGGTGGACCTGTCTGACTTTATGGTGAGTGGGGGAATCATATTTCTGTTGCCGTTGCTGGCGATGATTGCGGCAATTGCGATCCTGCGGGTGCAGTATTCCATTCGAATGATTTCCAAAGGTTCTCCTCCGCTGTCTCAGCACTGGCTGCGATTCTGGTCCCCGGAACTACTGAGAATGTTGAGCATTACAGCCGCATCCAGTCAGCCGCTGATCAATACGGTGCATAGCTTTGGCAGCCAGTTGGTTCCCGGGCGAGCTGCGACACAGTTAAGTGGGGTGCGATTCCGGCTGGAAAACGGCGAAGCGGTTGAAACGGCTCTGAAGGCGGAAGGTTTTATCACAGGTCGTGAAGAAGCATTTCTGATGGCGGCCGGTAAGTCCGGGCATCTGGACTGGGCTTTGAAGCATCTGGGCCGTTCCATCGAAACCAGACGCTTTCGCTGGCTCGGTCGACTGCTGAATGTGTTTGAGCCATGTGTGCTGCTTGGGTTCGGGCTTGTCGTCATGTTTGTCGTGGTGTCGATGTTCATGCCTCTGGTTAAGTTGTTGAATGACCTTTCGTAAGTCCTCGGTTAGCAGCCTGTTGAAGAACGGGACTGACTCGACCAGGAGACATTTAAACACGATCGTTTACAGTCGTCCTGCGTGCCTGTCCCGGTTTGCCAGCGGACCGTTAGCAGATAAGGTCAGGGAGACCCCAATGAAATGGCAATTGAAGGCCGGGAAAGCCACTGCGGGTGGTTCAGAAATCACAGATGTTGGTGTCTTCTGGTGCGGAGTTCGTGAGTATCACAAGGGTGGCGTGACGCGCTGCGAGAACTGCCCCATGTCTTGCAGTAACCATTAGCCTCCAGCGTGGAAGTGTGGGTTAAGTGATGAAGCGACGGTTGAAAATAAATTCATGCAAAGTTCGGTGCCGACGGGGTTCGCTCGTCGTGGAGATGGTTGTGTGCACCGTGTTGCTTGGGGTGGTGTCACTGGTGCTCGTGCCATCGTTGCATGGCATCAATCAGCAACGGCAGGCGATCTTGTTCCGGCAGTACGCAGGCATAGAACTGAACAATCTGCATCAGGCCGTTCTTCACCAGAATCATTTGCCCGGCGAATGCTCTGAGTCGTTTCGCCATCGTTATCCGTCATCTGCTCTCACGATCAGTGAAGTGTCGACGGCTATTCCGCTGCGTTGTTACCGCCTGATGATTTCAATGCCTGTTGGTCTCCATCAGCCTCCGGCAGTGGTTTCTGTTGTTATCTGGAAGCCAGATGAAAGTGAAAAACAACCTGCCCGGTCTGCGGAATTGAACGTGCAGCCTGTTGAGCCTGAAGTGGTTCCGGAACGCGAGGGGGATCAGGAATGAAACGGACCCGCAGAAATGCTCAACTTCGGAGCTGTATGCCGTATTCTCGAAAGGGAGCCATCTTTCATTATTACCTGATGTATCTGCTTCTTACAGGGACCGTGCTCGTCACTGTGGGGATGATCCTTCATTCGATCTTTCAGTTTGGTTCACGGGACGAACTGACTCGGACTGTGTTATGCTGACGCTGATGCGTCTTGAAGAATCGATGCGATACGATGCTGCCTGCGCCACAGTTTTCATTTCACTGCGCGAACGGAGCTGGTTTTCGAGAACCATTCGTCGCTGGGATCAGAGGATGGTATGCCCGGCGATGCTGGTTCTTCGGCAGGGATTGTCAAATGGCGATGTGATGGACGAACTGTCGAAAGGACGGTCGAACGTGATGCTACGCTGGTTGGACGTGATCGCTTTGTATTTCGTACGGGATCGGCCACCGCATTTCTTGAAGGCGAAAACGCAACTGTGATCTTTCGGTTGACCGACGCGCTGCCCAGCCATTCGGAAGCTCGCCCTTTACCGAGCGTCGGGACCAAAGCTCGATGGACAGACATCGCGCTTTGGCCGTTGGCGAAACCCGGGCAGCAGGAAGTACCGCCAAAGGGGGCTGCTGAATGAAGTCTCATTATCGAAGTGTGCCTGACGCAAGTCTGCGAAGAGGCGCTGTTTCGGCGATGGTCATTGTCGTGATGGTCGTCTTGTCACTTGTGGTGCTGTCGCAAGTTCGCCGCGTACTTGCTGAACGCCGCCATACAAGGGACGAACTGCAGCACCTGCAAACCATGCGTCTTTGCGATGCGGGCCTCCTGCTGGCGGAACGCAGTCTGCGTACCGATCAGGCCTGGACCGGGACAGACTGGCAAGTGCCGGTTGGAGCAATTGATGAGACAAATTCCGGCAGGGTTATCATCTCTGTAGATAGTAATGGCCTGGTGACCGTCATCGCCTCTTACCCCTCAAATTCAAACAGACCCTGTCAGGTGACTCGAACGAAAAGGTTTCCGCAATGAGCAGTGACTGCCTTCAACGAATCCCGCGCCGCAAGAGCATTGGATTCACCCTTATCGAACTACTGGTTGTAATTGCGATCATCGCCATTCTGATCGCGTTGCTCCTGCCTGCAGTGCAGCAGGCTCGCGAAGCTGCTCGCCGGACACAGTGCAAGAACAATCTTATGCAGATTGGATTGGCGCTGCAGAATTATGACATGGGATATGAAATGCTGCCGCCGGGAACAGTCAATCCGACGGGCCCCATTGCCAATGCACCGACAGGTTACCATCACAGCTGGATCGTGCAGTTGTTGCCAATGATGGAACAGGCCGGATTGTTCTCGAACGTCAATTTTGCCGAAGGCGCCTACTCTGCTGAAAACGGCAAAGTGCGTACGGCCAGTATTCCCACCATGCACTGTCCATCCGACTACGGCCATTTGTCAAATACGGCCGCGACAGGAATCATTTCTCGGTCCAGCTATGCCGGATGCACGGGGGGGGATGATGTTGCCATTGATGTGAACAACAATGGG
This genomic interval from Planctomycetaceae bacterium contains the following:
- a CDS encoding type II secretion system F family protein yields the protein MSSVLETILFSMNRAEPIRQASLLLVLASGSGHGDSLLEGLRSHAAESGSPWSDRVNSLRILLEQGQPLSTALSNNPGLLPETTIAAVRVGEQTGSLAEVLADEAIRLSDSAGTHRVVGFSLGNLAIWTMLVGVTMIGVLSFIIIFIVPKFKKIFEDFDTELPATTVLLVDLSDFMVSGGIIFLLPLLAMIAAIAILRVQYSIRMISKGSPPLSQHWLRFWSPELLRMLSITAASSQPLINTVHSFGSQLVPGRAATQLSGVRFRLENGEAVETALKAEGFITGREEAFLMAAGKSGHLDWALKHLGRSIETRRFRWLGRLLNVFEPCVLLGFGLVVMFVVVSMFMPLVKLLNDLS
- a CDS encoding DUF1559 domain-containing protein, with translation MSSDCLQRIPRRKSIGFTLIELLVVIAIIAILIALLLPAVQQAREAARRTQCKNNLMQIGLALQNYDMGYEMLPPGTVNPTGPIANAPTGYHHSWIVQLLPMMEQAGLFSNVNFAEGAYSAENGKVRTASIPTMHCPSDYGHLSNTAATGIISRSSYAGCTGGDDVAIDVNNNGLMFLNSSVGYREIHDGASNTILVGEKRFDSNPGDLGWMSGTSATLRSTGIPPNYLQANARTGLPGAGLNRISSDDGEPLPEVPDDQKTGGFSSRHTGGVQTLFADGSVRFISENIDVRMFQYLGNRNDMQILADF